A DNA window from Robbsia sp. KACC 23696 contains the following coding sequences:
- the alaE gene encoding L-alanine exporter AlaE — protein sequence MTAKVFSSLSRHRLVVADTVALIVFFTTTGLLNERFIAGMRWDQVLHARLLGAALMVPVGRPYGLWRDYVMRRAGVGRLSQIMWDSIALVTFQVPIYALIIAVNGAAGRGLWMGTLGATVMMLVLGRPYGAFLAIVRRMFGLPAAVEGAVRPMSLNS from the coding sequence ATGACGGCAAAGGTGTTCTCGTCGCTCTCTCGACATCGTCTGGTCGTGGCGGACACGGTGGCGCTGATCGTGTTTTTCACGACGACCGGTCTTCTCAACGAGCGTTTTATCGCAGGGATGCGCTGGGATCAGGTCCTGCACGCGCGGCTCCTGGGCGCAGCCTTGATGGTGCCGGTCGGACGTCCCTATGGCCTATGGCGCGATTACGTGATGCGCCGGGCCGGCGTCGGCCGTCTTTCGCAGATCATGTGGGACAGCATTGCCTTAGTGACATTCCAAGTGCCGATCTATGCGCTGATCATCGCCGTGAATGGTGCGGCCGGACGAGGGCTATGGATGGGCACACTCGGGGCGACGGTGATGATGCTGGTGCTGGGGCGTCCCTATGGTGCGTTTCTCGCCATCGTTCGCCGCATGTTCGGGCTGCCCGCGGCCGTGGAAGGGGCGGTCCGACCGATGAGCCTTAATTCGTAG
- a CDS encoding gluconate:H+ symporter — MTHDMYSVVLAVLSIAVLILLITRLKLNPFLALMLTSLGLGLAHGLAPVAVVDAFTKGFGGALAKTGPVVGLGTLLGGILLGSGGADRIANAFIGQRPVKTIPWAICAAALLIGMPHLFDVSFIMLAPLVYTVAKRTKSHLLYIGLPLGAGLYTAHGLLPPHPAPMAAVVTYHANTGLTIAYGLLIAVPSAIICGPLFTKLASRWFGPAPDLNAGPVGARDADERAQRVSLPMAVMSVLLPPALMLVGTIGLGQTAKGSTAYTVFQALNDPILSLLVAVIFAFFALGLKAGHSLSEVQKMASKGLAPLGAILLILGAGGGFKDMLTAVHLDTLIVSHLSTLSLDPLVLAWLIAALLRICVGSATVATLAAAGIAAPLVGLHPGMSPELLVLATASGAVMLSHVNDSGFWLFKEYFQLSVGQTLRTWTVMLSLQSLLGLAGVLLIQAVIA, encoded by the coding sequence ATGACGCATGATATGTATTCGGTGGTCCTGGCGGTTCTGTCCATCGCAGTGCTGATCCTATTGATCACGCGCTTGAAATTGAATCCGTTTTTGGCGTTGATGTTGACCTCGCTCGGCCTGGGCTTGGCACATGGTCTCGCGCCGGTGGCCGTGGTCGACGCCTTTACAAAGGGTTTCGGCGGCGCCTTGGCGAAGACCGGCCCGGTCGTCGGACTGGGCACCTTGCTGGGTGGCATCCTGCTCGGTTCGGGCGGGGCCGACCGCATCGCCAATGCCTTCATCGGTCAACGTCCGGTGAAAACGATCCCGTGGGCGATCTGTGCCGCGGCCTTGCTGATCGGCATGCCGCACCTGTTCGACGTCAGCTTCATCATGCTCGCGCCGCTCGTCTACACCGTTGCAAAGCGGACCAAATCGCATTTGCTCTACATCGGCCTGCCCCTCGGTGCGGGTCTCTATACGGCGCACGGGCTGTTGCCCCCTCACCCGGCACCGATGGCCGCCGTCGTGACCTACCACGCCAACACGGGCTTGACCATCGCGTACGGCTTGCTGATCGCCGTGCCGAGCGCCATCATTTGCGGCCCCTTGTTCACGAAGCTCGCCAGCCGCTGGTTCGGCCCGGCACCGGACTTGAACGCTGGGCCGGTAGGCGCCCGTGATGCGGACGAGCGCGCCCAACGCGTCTCGTTGCCGATGGCCGTGATGTCGGTATTGCTGCCGCCCGCATTGATGCTGGTCGGCACGATCGGGCTGGGCCAGACGGCAAAGGGTTCGACCGCCTATACCGTATTCCAGGCGTTGAACGATCCGATACTGTCCTTGCTGGTCGCCGTGATCTTCGCTTTCTTCGCACTGGGCCTGAAGGCGGGACACAGCCTGTCCGAAGTGCAAAAGATGGCGAGCAAGGGATTGGCGCCGCTGGGGGCGATCCTGCTGATTCTCGGCGCCGGCGGCGGTTTCAAGGATATGCTCACCGCCGTGCATCTTGACACCCTGATCGTGTCGCATCTCTCGACGTTGTCGCTCGATCCCTTGGTGCTGGCCTGGTTGATCGCCGCGCTGCTGCGGATCTGCGTCGGCTCGGCGACGGTCGCCACGTTGGCGGCGGCTGGTATCGCGGCGCCGCTGGTCGGCTTGCATCCCGGCATGTCGCCCGAGTTGCTGGTCCTGGCCACCGCCTCGGGTGCGGTCATGCTGTCACACGTCAACGACTCCGGATTCTGGTTGTTCAAGGAGTATTTCCAGTTGTCGGTGGGCCAGACGCTGCGCACGTGGACGGTTATGTTGTCATTGCAATCGCTGCTGGGCCTGGCAGGCGTCTTGCTCATTCAGGCCGTCATCGCGTAA
- a CDS encoding aldolase, protein MSQESRLREEICDAGLSLYSRGYTVGSAGNISARLDDGWLITPTDACLGRLDPVAIAKVSSAGEWISGDKPSKTLQLHRQVYDRNPSVGGVVHTHSTHLVALTLAGVWRAGDDATGGASDILPPLTPYQVMKVGHIPLIRYRRPGAPEVAEQVALLANQVRGVMLERLGPVIWEQSVLKACYALEELEETAKLWLMTTPKPEPLSAEALAELNQVFNANW, encoded by the coding sequence ATGAGCCAGGAATCGCGCTTGCGCGAGGAAATATGCGATGCGGGCCTGAGCTTGTACAGCCGCGGGTATACGGTCGGAAGCGCCGGCAATATTAGTGCGCGCCTCGACGATGGCTGGCTGATCACGCCGACCGATGCCTGCCTCGGTCGCCTCGATCCGGTCGCCATCGCCAAGGTGTCGAGCGCGGGCGAATGGATTAGCGGCGACAAGCCATCGAAGACATTGCAATTACACCGCCAAGTCTATGATCGAAATCCCTCGGTCGGCGGCGTCGTGCATACCCATTCGACGCATCTCGTCGCATTGACGCTGGCGGGCGTGTGGCGCGCCGGCGATGACGCCACCGGTGGTGCGAGCGACATTCTGCCGCCGTTGACGCCGTATCAGGTGATGAAAGTGGGGCACATCCCGTTGATTCGCTATCGTCGGCCGGGCGCGCCCGAAGTGGCCGAGCAGGTCGCGCTGCTGGCGAATCAGGTACGCGGTGTGATGTTGGAGCGGCTGGGCCCGGTGATCTGGGAACAGTCGGTGCTGAAAGCCTGTTATGCGCTAGAGGAATTGGAAGAAACCGCCAAGCTCTGGCTGATGACCACGCCGAAGCCGGAGCCGCTCTCGGCGGAGGCCCTCGCCGAATTGAATCAGGTCTTTAACGCCAACTGGTAA
- a CDS encoding anthrax toxin-like adenylyl cyclase domain-containing protein, with translation MRITPQAPHTRPLRWPASAASRAEGTAAAGSSACTGRFSSFLCGSSGIAPTLSSARSSVARLDARNVRSGTSGAGSDLPGVEPAPPLLYGDAIQSVSDHVRVVIGLRAPNPTATPLLRQGYPAKNFHLKAKSSADGPTAGFVPVKAEYAKVAVEHRDAHARAVVDALRSGARAIPLVLTGGQIDTLKRRAKIVEVRPRHYVAAYHGKMKAFSIDRRGRVLDEHGAAVEVLSNPQTAEQSSAALAIVPRSGLPADAPGMTAPPRAMRAIVTLPPVMPVTVDYDLFTLIPLRGQAANQRPVPLRAKMQEGQLALPGGAVRRWRGTGGFCLIGVDRRVRHDPAASEDPDMGNVHPFGRRIISMLNDAIRRSGYRGGDLVCHNDETGNPFSNGFDPHDCPIFFVPGEPHPFHLPYVPVRHEGRGAVAVFLTRHFAGQRLRRFYDCLRARGFVPETSALFGI, from the coding sequence ATGCGCATCACGCCTCAGGCGCCCCATACGCGGCCGTTGCGTTGGCCGGCGTCCGCCGCGTCGCGCGCCGAGGGCACCGCGGCCGCTGGTTCGTCTGCTTGCACGGGTCGCTTCTCCTCGTTTTTATGCGGCTCGTCGGGCATTGCGCCAACCCTGTCCTCCGCGCGGTCCTCCGTAGCGCGGTTGGATGCTCGCAATGTCAGGTCTGGCACTAGCGGCGCGGGCAGCGACTTGCCCGGTGTCGAACCCGCGCCACCCCTTTTGTACGGCGACGCGATTCAGTCAGTCTCCGATCATGTTCGGGTCGTCATCGGGCTGCGGGCGCCGAACCCGACCGCCACGCCGTTGTTGCGGCAGGGATATCCGGCAAAAAATTTCCATCTGAAGGCGAAGTCGAGCGCGGATGGCCCCACGGCGGGATTCGTTCCCGTTAAGGCCGAATATGCCAAGGTGGCAGTCGAGCATCGCGATGCCCACGCTCGGGCGGTAGTCGATGCGCTGCGTAGCGGTGCGCGCGCGATACCGCTGGTACTGACCGGGGGACAGATCGACACGTTGAAGCGGCGCGCGAAGATTGTCGAAGTGCGCCCCCGCCACTATGTCGCGGCCTATCACGGCAAGATGAAAGCGTTCAGCATCGATCGCAGGGGCCGCGTGTTGGACGAGCACGGGGCGGCTGTCGAGGTCTTGTCGAACCCGCAGACAGCGGAGCAATCGAGCGCGGCGCTCGCGATCGTGCCGCGTTCTGGCTTGCCCGCCGATGCCCCCGGGATGACAGCGCCGCCTCGCGCCATGCGTGCGATCGTGACGCTGCCGCCGGTGATGCCGGTAACGGTGGATTACGATCTCTTTACGCTGATCCCGCTGCGCGGACAGGCGGCCAACCAGCGGCCGGTGCCGTTGCGTGCGAAGATGCAAGAAGGGCAGCTCGCCTTGCCCGGGGGCGCGGTGCGTCGCTGGCGCGGCACCGGCGGGTTTTGTCTGATCGGCGTCGATCGGCGCGTGCGGCATGATCCGGCTGCCTCCGAAGATCCCGACATGGGCAATGTGCACCCCTTCGGTCGCAGAATCATCAGCATGTTGAACGATGCCATCCGGCGCAGCGGTTATCGCGGCGGCGATCTGGTCTGTCATAACGACGAGACCGGCAACCCGTTCAGCAACGGTTTCGATCCGCACGACTGCCCGATCTTTTTCGTCCCGGGCGAACCCCATCCCTTTCACCTGCCCTATGTGCCGGTCAGGCATGAAGGCAGAGGGGCGGTCGCCGTGTTCCTGACGCGGCATTTTGCGGGACAGCGTCTTCGGCGCTTCTACGACTGCCTGCGCGCACGGGGCTTTGTCCCAGAGACCAGTGCGCTGTTCGGCATCTAA
- a CDS encoding LysR family transcriptional regulator, with translation MAINLLNAMQVFVRVVETGSFTKAADALQMEVPRVTRAVQSLEAHLNTRLLNRSTRHVSVTEHGKRCLEHCRAVLEHLHTLEDEMIDADASPRGVLRVDLPAILAHHIVIPALPDFLARYPELRVELSTTDRRVDLIKEGLDCIIRTGLLDDIDLVAKPLGASTTIVCAAPSYLAEYGTPLTLADLARHRAVNYRSAQTGRIRRWPLVDDTGTEVMIDMQDAVVVTDANAFLQSALSGLGLVMTSLFATQAHLESGALHEVLAEHRPAPRQIWLLRAPGTPLRKVAAFSDWLAERFLTIPSLQGQGMPGRPDTHGSSSA, from the coding sequence GTGGCCATCAATTTGCTGAATGCGATGCAGGTTTTCGTTCGCGTGGTGGAAACCGGAAGTTTTACCAAGGCGGCAGACGCGCTACAGATGGAGGTCCCGAGAGTCACCCGGGCCGTGCAATCCCTCGAGGCGCATCTGAACACGCGGTTATTGAACCGCTCGACGCGTCACGTCAGCGTCACCGAGCACGGCAAGCGCTGTCTTGAGCATTGCAGAGCCGTCCTCGAGCATCTGCATACGCTCGAGGACGAGATGATCGATGCGGATGCGTCGCCGCGCGGCGTCTTGCGCGTCGATCTCCCCGCCATCCTGGCGCATCACATCGTGATCCCGGCCTTGCCCGACTTTCTCGCGCGCTATCCAGAACTGCGCGTCGAGTTGAGTACGACGGACCGCCGGGTGGACCTGATCAAGGAAGGGCTGGACTGCATAATCCGGACGGGCTTGCTGGACGACATCGATCTGGTCGCCAAACCGCTTGGCGCCTCGACGACGATCGTCTGTGCGGCGCCGTCGTATCTGGCCGAATATGGCACGCCGTTGACGCTGGCGGATCTTGCCCGGCATCGCGCGGTGAATTACCGCTCGGCGCAGACCGGCCGCATCCGCCGTTGGCCACTCGTCGACGACACTGGCACCGAAGTCATGATCGATATGCAGGATGCCGTCGTGGTCACGGACGCCAATGCCTTCCTGCAAAGCGCCTTGTCAGGTCTGGGACTGGTGATGACGTCGCTGTTCGCCACGCAAGCGCATTTGGAATCGGGCGCATTGCATGAGGTGCTCGCCGAGCATCGGCCGGCGCCGCGACAAATCTGGCTGTTGCGCGCGCCGGGGACGCCGTTGCGTAAAGTCGCGGCGTTTTCCGACTGGCTCGCGGAACGTTTTCTCACCATCCCGTCCTTGCAAGGGCAGGGGATGCCAGGCCGGCCCGACACCCACGGGTCCTCATCCGCGTAA
- a CDS encoding homoserine dehydrogenase — protein MNFELLFAAESDRVVRYALTGAKGGFSRTLLAQTRLMPKLVPAILCDLDVTGLRALCIELGFAQSSLLICENADAVAAAPADAIVLIADVTLLDTRRYDILVEATGNPAIGYRTAATAIEAKRHIAMVSKEVDAVSGIALSDLARQHGVVYTTADGDQPANLIGWVSWARVLGLDIVAAGKSSEYDLVFDPASGKVTQLDQVIDAPDLGGLLKLGDDIPATLAARRAALNGLKTSATADYCEMSVVGTNTGLVTDTELMHYPIARTAELADIYALQEDGGVLRRGGVIDVFNVLRLPDEASFAGGVFVVVRTTDGPTWALLQQKGHVVSRNGRYACLYLPYHFMGVETPISLLNAVLHGRASGSDKPSQCVVLAGRTKEAIPAGTRLTMGGHHHDVTGVQAVLCPRTDVPSDVAPLYLAAHATTKRDLAAGELLRIGDIEGYDPALHDAWQIGIAPKRAQ, from the coding sequence ATGAATTTCGAATTACTGTTCGCTGCCGAGTCTGATCGCGTGGTGCGCTATGCACTCACCGGCGCCAAAGGCGGTTTCTCTCGCACGCTGTTGGCCCAGACGCGGTTGATGCCGAAATTGGTTCCGGCCATTTTGTGTGATCTGGACGTCACGGGACTGCGCGCCTTGTGCATCGAGCTCGGATTCGCGCAATCGTCGCTGCTGATCTGCGAAAACGCCGATGCGGTTGCCGCAGCGCCTGCGGATGCGATCGTGCTGATCGCCGATGTGACGTTGTTGGATACGCGTCGCTATGACATCCTCGTCGAGGCCACAGGCAATCCGGCGATCGGTTATCGCACGGCCGCCACGGCCATCGAGGCGAAGCGTCATATCGCGATGGTGAGTAAGGAAGTCGACGCGGTCTCCGGCATCGCGCTGTCCGATCTCGCCCGCCAACACGGCGTGGTCTACACGACAGCCGATGGCGATCAACCCGCCAATTTGATCGGCTGGGTCAGTTGGGCACGCGTACTCGGACTCGATATCGTCGCCGCCGGCAAGTCCAGCGAATACGATCTGGTATTCGATCCCGCATCGGGCAAGGTCACCCAGTTGGATCAGGTCATCGACGCCCCGGATTTGGGCGGCTTGCTGAAATTGGGCGACGATATTCCCGCCACGCTCGCCGCGCGACGTGCCGCCTTGAACGGCCTGAAGACGTCGGCAACGGCAGACTATTGCGAGATGTCGGTCGTCGGCACCAATACCGGCCTGGTCACCGACACGGAGCTGATGCACTACCCAATCGCACGCACCGCGGAATTGGCGGACATCTATGCGCTGCAGGAAGACGGTGGCGTGCTGCGTCGCGGCGGCGTGATCGATGTTTTCAACGTGCTGCGCCTGCCGGACGAAGCGAGTTTCGCCGGCGGCGTGTTCGTGGTGGTTCGCACGACCGACGGTCCCACCTGGGCGTTGCTGCAGCAAAAGGGCCACGTGGTAAGCCGCAATGGTCGCTATGCCTGCCTCTATCTGCCGTATCACTTCATGGGCGTGGAAACGCCGATCTCGCTGTTGAACGCGGTGCTGCATGGTCGGGCATCGGGTTCGGACAAGCCGTCGCAATGTGTCGTGCTAGCCGGCCGTACCAAAGAAGCCATCCCGGCCGGCACACGGTTGACGATGGGCGGCCACCATCATGACGTGACAGGCGTACAGGCGGTCTTGTGTCCGCGTACCGACGTGCCGAGCGATGTCGCACCGCTCTATCTCGCGGCACATGCCACCACCAAGCGCGATTTGGCTGCCGGCGAGCTGCTTCGCATCGGCGACATCGAAGGCTATGACCCGGCGCTGCACGACGCCTGGCAAATCGGCATCGCCCCGAAGCGCGCACAGTAA
- the otnK gene encoding 3-oxo-tetronate kinase — MSNAPRPLLGCIADDFTGATDLANILVRGGMRTVQTIGVPEASLANALDADAIVIALKSRTAPVAQAIDASLRALAWLREQGCRQFFFKYCSTFDSTDAGNIGPVAEALMAALGTDFTIACPAFPAAGRTLFRGHLFVMDTLLSESGMAHHPLTPMHDANLVRVLQRQTTRNVGLVRQDVVAKGAAAVRTQYAALQADGVGMAIADAIDDADLMTLGEACAAMPLVTGGSGVAMGLPANFRKEGLLREGDAALLPFVDAPTVVLAGSASQATQRQVAAWLAAGHPAYRLDAMSLSKGQPVIAAALAVAREAIAAGKVALVYATTTPDDVKAVQAALGVEAAGAMIEDALGKIAKTLLDEGVGRFIVAGGETSGAIVNALDVKALRIGAQIDPGVPLTATLGGGRTLSVVLKSGNFGSDDFFEKTVRLVAADGANTAIAGSAK; from the coding sequence ATGAGCAACGCCCCCCGTCCTTTGCTGGGATGTATCGCCGATGATTTCACCGGCGCCACGGACTTGGCCAATATCCTCGTACGAGGCGGCATGCGCACGGTCCAGACGATCGGCGTGCCTGAGGCGTCGCTGGCCAATGCGCTGGATGCCGATGCGATCGTCATCGCATTGAAATCGCGCACCGCGCCAGTGGCGCAGGCCATCGATGCCTCGCTGCGCGCCTTGGCGTGGCTGCGCGAACAGGGCTGCCGGCAGTTCTTCTTTAAGTATTGCTCCACGTTCGACTCGACCGATGCCGGCAATATTGGCCCAGTTGCGGAGGCCTTGATGGCGGCGCTCGGGACCGACTTTACGATCGCCTGCCCGGCGTTTCCAGCTGCGGGGCGGACCTTGTTTCGCGGTCATCTGTTTGTCATGGACACGCTGTTGAGCGAGTCCGGCATGGCGCACCACCCGTTGACGCCGATGCACGATGCGAATCTCGTCCGTGTGTTGCAGCGCCAGACCACGCGCAACGTGGGACTCGTGCGTCAGGACGTGGTCGCGAAGGGGGCCGCCGCGGTGCGCACGCAATACGCTGCGTTGCAAGCCGACGGCGTGGGCATGGCCATCGCCGATGCCATCGACGACGCCGATCTGATGACACTGGGCGAAGCCTGCGCGGCCATGCCGCTCGTGACGGGCGGCTCCGGCGTTGCAATGGGGCTGCCAGCAAATTTCCGCAAGGAAGGCTTGTTGCGCGAGGGCGATGCGGCATTGCTGCCCTTCGTCGACGCCCCGACGGTGGTGCTGGCGGGCAGTGCATCGCAGGCGACGCAACGACAGGTGGCCGCGTGGCTGGCGGCCGGTCATCCGGCGTACCGTCTCGATGCGATGTCGCTCTCGAAAGGCCAGCCGGTGATCGCGGCCGCGCTCGCCGTCGCGCGGGAAGCGATTGCCGCGGGCAAGGTCGCGCTCGTCTATGCGACCACGACACCGGACGATGTCAAGGCCGTGCAGGCCGCCCTCGGTGTCGAGGCGGCCGGGGCGATGATCGAGGATGCGCTCGGCAAGATCGCCAAGACCTTGCTCGATGAAGGCGTCGGACGATTTATCGTCGCCGGCGGCGAGACCTCGGGCGCGATCGTCAATGCCTTGGACGTCAAAGCGCTGCGTATCGGTGCGCAGATAGATCCGGGCGTGCCGCTAACGGCGACGTTGGGCGGCGGCCGAACCTTGTCGGTGGTGCTGAAATCCGGCAATTTCGGCAGCGACGACTTCTTCGAGAAAACGGTGCGATTGGTGGCTGCAGACGGCGCGAATACGGCAATCGCAGGGAGCGCGAAATGA
- a CDS encoding DeoR/GlpR family DNA-binding transcription regulator encodes MMSEEHATDRPRNEMDPQTAPPVLIPDQRRESILRELRRHGVLSVHQLTEMFQCSHMTVRRDISVLEQEGRAYSVPGGVRIASQLSTEPSHQVKAIVELAQKRAIAAHAATLLHAGMTVYLDAGTTTLSIVPHIIALQDMTVITNDFPVVEALVEAPHVNVIHIGGVLDHPNRSSVGPLAAATLRQLASDVAFVSSSSWDLQRGLTTPSAPKVEVKRAAMETASRKILVTTSSKYGTFGTYRIAGLAQFDQIITDDALADAAAHRLQDAGIDISLVSVPGTSR; translated from the coding sequence ATGATGTCCGAAGAACACGCCACCGACCGCCCGCGCAACGAGATGGATCCTCAGACCGCACCGCCCGTATTGATCCCGGATCAACGCCGCGAATCGATTCTGCGGGAGTTGCGGCGCCATGGCGTCCTCAGCGTCCATCAGTTGACCGAGATGTTCCAATGCTCGCATATGACGGTGCGACGCGACATTTCCGTGTTGGAGCAGGAGGGACGGGCTTACTCGGTACCGGGCGGCGTGCGCATCGCCAGCCAGTTGAGCACCGAACCCAGTCATCAGGTCAAGGCCATCGTCGAGCTTGCGCAAAAGCGGGCCATCGCGGCGCATGCCGCCACGCTGCTGCACGCTGGCATGACCGTCTATCTGGATGCCGGCACGACGACGCTGTCGATCGTGCCGCATATCATCGCGCTCCAGGACATGACTGTCATCACCAACGATTTCCCGGTCGTCGAGGCCTTGGTCGAGGCGCCGCACGTGAACGTCATTCATATCGGCGGGGTCCTCGATCATCCGAATCGATCCAGCGTGGGGCCGCTGGCCGCGGCGACATTGCGTCAGTTGGCCAGCGACGTCGCCTTCGTGTCCAGCAGCTCATGGGACTTGCAGCGCGGCCTGACTACGCCCTCGGCGCCCAAGGTCGAAGTCAAGCGCGCGGCAATGGAAACGGCGTCGCGCAAGATCCTGGTCACGACGAGTTCCAAGTACGGCACCTTCGGCACCTACCGGATTGCCGGGCTGGCGCAGTTCGACCAGATCATCACCGACGACGCGCTTGCCGACGCCGCCGCCCACCGCCTGCAGGACGCCGGCATCGATATCAGTCTCGTCTCCGTGCCTGGCACAAGCCGTTGA